From a single Solirubrobacterales bacterium genomic region:
- a CDS encoding GMC family oxidoreductase, giving the protein MPHDYDWVIVGSGFGGSVSALRLAEKGYRVAVIEVGNRFEDDDFARSTWDLRRYFWMPKLGLRGIARMTLFKDVFALSGSGVGGGSLGYANTLYRPRPAFYTDPQWGDLADWEKELGPHYMTAERMLGVTLYRDEGPADRLLHRYAAEIGADGTYAHTQVGVFFGEPEVTVPDPYFDGEGPDRTGCIKCGRCMVGCPYNAKNTLVKNYLHFAEKLGVKVFPGRQVTAIRPLTVDGREDPHGADGSHGFRLHTQRSGAVLRYGRSSLTAARVIVSAGAIGTNNLLANCRHNGDLPGLSPRVGYMVRTNSESIQAVTAPDDRVDFSESVAITSSIYPDPDTHIEVVTYGKAGGAVSRLFTVMTGEGTRVTRPLKWLAAMVRHPLDTLKVVFKLRHWSQRTVVLLVMQSIDAHMRLKPIRKLFGKGVRLQTEQDPDNPNPTFIQAAEDVTRWFAKETGGVAQSALAESMFNIPTTAHFLGGAVVGAGPESGVIDADNRVFGYENLMVCDGSAVPANPGVNPSLTITAMTERAMSKIPMADGRDEPLHLPDSARPARTAETVETISQSEPVPGKPTRPSGPADTWTQIE; this is encoded by the coding sequence ATGCCTCACGACTACGACTGGGTGATCGTCGGTTCCGGTTTCGGTGGCAGCGTCTCCGCACTTCGGCTTGCGGAAAAGGGGTACAGGGTGGCGGTGATCGAGGTCGGGAACCGCTTCGAGGATGACGACTTCGCCCGCTCCACATGGGATCTGCGTCGCTACTTCTGGATGCCGAAGCTGGGACTCCGGGGGATCGCCCGGATGACCCTGTTCAAGGATGTGTTCGCGCTTTCCGGCAGCGGGGTTGGCGGCGGCAGCCTCGGCTACGCCAACACCCTCTACCGGCCGCGGCCGGCCTTCTACACCGATCCTCAGTGGGGCGATCTGGCTGACTGGGAAAAGGAGCTCGGCCCCCACTACATGACCGCCGAACGGATGCTCGGTGTGACCCTGTACCGGGACGAGGGTCCGGCCGACAGGCTGCTCCACCGCTACGCCGCCGAGATCGGGGCCGACGGCACTTACGCCCACACCCAGGTCGGCGTCTTCTTCGGCGAGCCCGAGGTGACCGTGCCCGACCCGTACTTCGACGGTGAGGGGCCGGATCGCACCGGCTGCATCAAGTGTGGCCGCTGCATGGTCGGCTGCCCCTACAACGCGAAGAACACGCTGGTCAAGAACTATCTCCATTTCGCCGAGAAGCTCGGGGTGAAGGTGTTTCCCGGAAGGCAGGTCACAGCGATCCGCCCGCTGACCGTGGACGGCCGGGAGGACCCGCACGGAGCCGACGGCAGCCACGGCTTCCGGCTCCACACCCAACGCTCGGGGGCGGTCCTCCGGTACGGCCGGTCGAGCCTGACCGCAGCCCGGGTGATCGTCTCGGCCGGGGCGATCGGCACCAACAACCTGCTGGCCAACTGTCGCCACAACGGTGATCTGCCCGGGCTCTCCCCGAGGGTCGGCTACATGGTCCGCACCAACTCGGAGTCGATCCAGGCGGTCACCGCCCCGGACGACCGGGTCGATTTCAGCGAATCGGTGGCGATCACCTCCAGCATCTATCCGGATCCCGACACCCACATCGAGGTGGTCACCTACGGCAAGGCGGGCGGCGCGGTCTCCCGGCTGTTCACGGTGATGACCGGCGAGGGAACCCGGGTGACCCGGCCCCTCAAGTGGCTGGCGGCGATGGTCCGCCATCCCCTTGACACCCTGAAGGTCGTGTTCAAACTCCGCCACTGGTCGCAGCGAACGGTGGTGCTGCTCGTGATGCAGTCGATCGACGCCCACATGCGGCTGAAGCCGATCCGGAAGCTGTTCGGCAAGGGGGTCCGACTCCAGACCGAGCAGGATCCGGACAACCCCAACCCGACCTTCATCCAGGCGGCCGAGGATGTGACCAGATGGTTCGCGAAGGAGACCGGCGGGGTTGCCCAGAGCGCTCTGGCCGAGTCAATGTTCAACATCCCCACCACCGCCCACTTTCTTGGCGGAGCGGTGGTCGGTGCCGGACCGGAAAGCGGGGTGATTGACGCCGACAACCGTGTGTTCGGCTACGAGAACCTGATGGTCTGCGACGGTTCGGCGGTCCCGGCCAACCCGGGCGTGAACCCGAGCCTGACGATCACCGCGATGACCGAACGGGCGATGAGCAAGATCCCGATGGCGGACGGCCGGGATGAGCCGCTGCATCTGCCGGACTCGGCCCGGCCCGCCCGGACCGCGGAAACGGTCGAGACGATCAGTCAGTCCGAGCCGGTTCCCGGCAAGCCGACCAGGCCGTCCGGCCCGGCCGACACCTGGACCCAGATCGAGTAG
- a CDS encoding TetR/AcrR family transcriptional regulator, translating into MDAEREKLFGDVAGALTANHSASTAEIAAVAGVSRATLHRIFGTREALVEAIYGWLLERCDERFDAAGVDPVGDQPPSGELDSVLEIFDRLIDDSYPIAQSLWLLIATPSLEQNRELLDRLEDQDLRLERLFLRGQREGLFRTDLPSRWLGYSLGAQVMSAWYLVEDGYAGTRDVPRLVRSAILDGVLAESARRGPR; encoded by the coding sequence ATGGATGCGGAACGGGAAAAGCTCTTCGGTGATGTCGCGGGTGCGCTGACCGCAAACCACAGTGCCTCCACGGCCGAGATCGCCGCGGTCGCCGGGGTCAGCCGGGCGACCCTCCACCGGATCTTCGGCACCCGGGAGGCGCTGGTCGAGGCGATCTACGGCTGGCTGCTGGAGCGCTGCGACGAGCGATTCGACGCGGCCGGCGTCGATCCGGTTGGTGACCAGCCCCCGTCCGGTGAGCTCGACTCCGTACTCGAGATCTTCGACCGTCTGATCGACGACTCCTACCCGATCGCCCAGTCGCTTTGGCTCCTGATCGCCACCCCGAGCCTTGAGCAGAACCGGGAGCTGCTCGACCGGCTCGAGGACCAGGACCTCCGGCTCGAAAGGCTCTTCCTCCGGGGCCAGCGGGAGGGTCTCTTCCGGACCGATCTGCCATCACGGTGGCTGGGCTACTCGCTCGGAGCCCAGGTGATGTCGGCCTGGTACCTGGTTGAGGACGGCTACGCGGGAACGAGGGACGTCCCCCGGCTGGTGCGGTCGGCGATCCTCGACGGGGTGCTGGCCGAGTCCGCTCGCCGAGGCCCACGATGA
- a CDS encoding thioredoxin domain-containing protein, translating into MNGDVKSEARPGRIWILLILVSAAVALLVAIAGIATRKPEGEYQKVVGAGDTQRIFGGVRQLGDRLGPEDASVRMQVFLDAQASEFRDQYLETIPLLVNAQVRPGELQMLLRNRSLTRNATELAFYGIEAAGAQDAAWQFTDLMFRNQEQAEKKGRVDRLFLLNLAKSIQGLDPDQWQKDFDAGVREGSAMNEALEAQDKLAIKLGIRAEPAVVVTGPGGTEIVQDAPDLARIEAAISEVR; encoded by the coding sequence TTGAACGGCGACGTCAAGTCGGAGGCCCGCCCGGGCCGGATCTGGATTCTGCTCATTCTGGTTTCCGCAGCGGTCGCACTGCTGGTCGCGATTGCCGGGATCGCCACCCGCAAGCCGGAGGGCGAGTATCAGAAGGTGGTCGGTGCCGGCGACACCCAGCGCATTTTCGGCGGAGTGCGACAGCTGGGGGACCGGCTCGGGCCGGAGGATGCCTCGGTCCGGATGCAGGTCTTCCTCGACGCCCAGGCCTCGGAGTTTCGGGATCAGTACCTGGAGACGATCCCGCTCCTGGTCAACGCCCAGGTTCGTCCGGGGGAACTCCAGATGCTGCTCCGCAACCGTTCGCTGACCCGGAACGCCACCGAACTCGCGTTTTACGGGATCGAGGCGGCCGGGGCCCAGGATGCGGCCTGGCAGTTCACCGACCTGATGTTCCGCAACCAGGAACAGGCCGAGAAGAAGGGCCGGGTGGACCGGCTGTTCCTGCTCAATCTGGCCAAGTCGATCCAGGGACTGGATCCGGACCAGTGGCAGAAGGATTTTGACGCCGGTGTCCGTGAGGGCAGTGCCATGAACGAGGCCCTGGAAGCCCAGGACAAGCTGGCGATCAAGCTCGGAATCCGGGCCGAACCGGCGGTGGTCGTGACCGGCCCCGGGGGAACCGAGATCGTGCAGGATGCCCCGGACCTGGCCCGCATCGAAGCGGCCATTTCCGAGGTTCGCTGA
- a CDS encoding plastocyanin/azurin family copper-binding protein, with translation MKTTLIKRMQGMWVALVVVLIAGAIGTTAASAASEGASSSATATTSALTKKQKKAKAKALKKCKKQRNAKKRKACIKKVNKKYAKLARTKPKPPSGKTVEVDVMDDYYAPSLVNLKAYDWIKWDWKFSTSPEGHNVSLMSGPAGVSPFDYESSVMSGPGGTFKRQFKTPGTYNLFCSLHAGMTMDVQVSK, from the coding sequence ATGAAGACCACACTCATCAAGCGGATGCAGGGTATGTGGGTTGCGCTGGTGGTGGTGCTGATCGCGGGAGCGATCGGCACCACCGCCGCCAGCGCGGCGTCGGAAGGAGCTTCGAGCTCGGCCACCGCCACCACCAGCGCGCTCACCAAGAAGCAGAAGAAGGCCAAGGCGAAGGCGCTGAAGAAGTGCAAGAAGCAGCGCAACGCCAAGAAGCGCAAGGCCTGCATCAAGAAGGTCAACAAGAAGTACGCGAAGCTGGCCCGGACCAAGCCGAAGCCGCCGAGCGGCAAGACGGTCGAGGTCGACGTGATGGACGACTACTACGCACCGTCCCTGGTCAACCTCAAGGCCTACGACTGGATCAAGTGGGACTGGAAGTTCTCGACCAGCCCGGAGGGTCACAACGTGAGCCTGATGAGCGGTCCGGCCGGGGTCAGCCCGTTCGACTACGAGTCTTCGGTCATGAGCGGCCCGGGTGGCACCTTCAAGCGCCAGTTCAAGACGCCCGGCACCTACAACCTGTTCTGCTCGCTCCACGCCGGCATGACGATGGACGTCCAGGTCTCGAAGTAG
- a CDS encoding Nif3-like dinuclear metal center hexameric protein has translation MASRNEVIEFCDDLLEIGTYGDYGPNGLQVPGAGSVTRVATAVSAHLASIEAAVDAGAELLLSHHGLFWDFHPRALTEAMAARLKVALDAGLSVAGYHLPLDGHPEIGNNVLTARQLGFEPVPGLIGEVKGRHIGTVARRRDPVSLDQLVATISSELGREPLVFDAGPDRIGSIGVVTGAGASDIHEAIALGLDAYITGEPSEHAMADAREGGIHFIAAGHYATEICGINRLGELVAERFGVDHRFIDIPNPI, from the coding sequence GTGGCATCCCGGAACGAAGTGATCGAGTTCTGCGACGACCTGCTCGAGATCGGGACCTACGGGGATTACGGCCCGAACGGCCTTCAGGTCCCCGGTGCCGGGTCGGTGACCCGGGTGGCAACCGCGGTGTCTGCGCACCTCGCCTCGATCGAGGCAGCCGTCGACGCCGGGGCCGAGCTGCTCCTCAGCCATCACGGGCTGTTCTGGGATTTTCACCCCCGGGCACTCACCGAAGCGATGGCGGCGCGGCTCAAGGTGGCCCTGGACGCGGGGCTTTCGGTGGCCGGTTATCACCTGCCGCTGGACGGGCATCCGGAGATCGGGAACAACGTCCTCACCGCCCGGCAGCTCGGGTTCGAGCCCGTACCGGGGCTGATCGGGGAGGTCAAGGGCCGCCACATCGGGACCGTCGCCCGCCGCCGGGATCCGGTCAGTCTCGATCAGCTGGTCGCGACGATCAGCTCCGAACTCGGACGGGAACCCCTCGTGTTCGATGCCGGGCCGGACCGGATCGGTTCGATCGGTGTGGTCACCGGTGCCGGTGCTTCCGACATCCACGAGGCGATCGCTCTCGGGCTGGACGCCTACATCACCGGCGAACCCTCGGAGCACGCCATGGCCGACGCCCGGGAGGGCGGCATTCACTTCATCGCGGCGGGCCACTACGCGACCGAAATCTGCGGGATCAACCGTCTGGGAGAGCTGGTCGCGGAGCGGTTCGGAGTTGACCATCGCTTCATCGACATACCGAATCCGATCTGA
- a CDS encoding multicopper oxidase domain-containing protein, translating to MSQDPPESEENGFSLEPVSRRSFLGVGGAALLCSIGGKQFKVDGGTDIGKLSRKIPVPPKVKAAGKNPPISNASIPGNRKEYWITAEPMKWNVIPKKRDEMMWSSLKRKGRSTVSAYGYRAWTPGFGKPLTKTPTIPGPLLDATVGDTLVVNFRNLTPGPVTMHPHGAFYAMEMDGSYKGWWTDPGGFVQRGQTFTYVWECPEGTQGTWLYHDHGPLDPLPLYKGLFGPLVIRDPNEPPPDREYFLAFHNFSPAVFRELRQAFFAINGRAFTGNTTTMRATVGDDVAIHVYGMDNDFHTFHLHGHRWEENGVMIDNKTFGPGDSFRVRFKEDNPGRWLYHCHVFSHLHEGMSGWYLVD from the coding sequence ATGAGCCAGGACCCGCCCGAAAGCGAAGAGAACGGTTTCAGCCTTGAGCCGGTCAGCCGGCGCAGCTTCCTCGGGGTTGGCGGTGCCGCCCTGCTCTGCAGCATCGGCGGCAAGCAGTTCAAGGTCGACGGCGGCACCGACATCGGGAAGCTTTCCCGCAAGATCCCGGTCCCGCCGAAGGTCAAGGCCGCCGGCAAGAACCCGCCGATCAGCAACGCCTCGATCCCGGGTAACCGCAAGGAGTACTGGATCACCGCGGAACCGATGAAGTGGAACGTGATCCCGAAGAAGCGGGACGAGATGATGTGGTCCAGCCTGAAGCGCAAGGGCCGCTCCACCGTCTCCGCCTACGGCTACCGGGCCTGGACTCCCGGTTTCGGCAAGCCGCTGACCAAGACCCCGACGATCCCGGGACCGCTTCTCGACGCAACGGTCGGCGACACCCTGGTCGTCAACTTCAGGAATCTCACCCCCGGACCGGTCACGATGCATCCCCACGGCGCCTTCTACGCGATGGAGATGGACGGCTCCTACAAGGGATGGTGGACCGATCCGGGCGGATTCGTCCAGCGCGGCCAGACCTTCACCTACGTCTGGGAATGCCCCGAGGGAACCCAGGGGACCTGGCTTTACCACGACCACGGACCGCTCGATCCGCTGCCGCTCTACAAGGGCCTCTTCGGGCCGCTGGTGATCCGCGATCCGAACGAACCACCGCCCGACCGGGAGTACTTCCTGGCCTTCCACAACTTTTCACCTGCGGTCTTCCGCGAGCTGCGTCAGGCCTTCTTCGCGATCAACGGCCGGGCCTTCACCGGCAACACGACCACGATGCGGGCGACGGTCGGGGATGACGTGGCGATCCACGTCTACGGGATGGACAACGACTTCCACACCTTTCACCTCCACGGCCACCGCTGGGAGGAGAACGGGGTGATGATCGACAACAAGACCTTCGGTCCCGGGGACTCGTTCCGGGTCCGCTTCAAGGAGGACAACCCCGGTCGCTGGCTCTACCACTGTCACGTTTTCTCCCATCTCCATGAAGGGATGAGCGGGTGGTACCTGGTCGACTGA
- a CDS encoding plastocyanin/azurin family copper-binding protein translates to MVLLWAGAGEVAVASTAPAGPGSTAGSVAATGLKGLKPAQKKARDRELKRCRTVRVKVKRLRCVKRVKAKYRRIARRQTAKPRPVKPVAPTAIHEVWVTDNGCDVIQSSCFLPIRDGIRDTWAGRENPETSLEIKTGEAVRFVWDPDNRDSAHNVSLWSHPKGVSPFDFEMGGTATEGTTFQRTFTVPGVYQFRCSLHQKTQILNVTVTP, encoded by the coding sequence TTGGTCCTTCTCTGGGCCGGCGCGGGCGAGGTCGCCGTCGCTTCGACGGCGCCCGCCGGGCCCGGATCGACCGCCGGGTCTGTCGCAGCCACCGGACTCAAGGGTCTGAAGCCGGCCCAGAAGAAGGCCCGGGACCGGGAGCTCAAGCGGTGTCGCACGGTTCGGGTCAAGGTGAAGCGCCTGCGTTGTGTCAAGCGGGTCAAGGCCAAGTACCGCCGGATTGCCCGGCGCCAGACGGCAAAGCCACGGCCGGTGAAACCGGTTGCGCCGACCGCGATCCACGAGGTCTGGGTCACCGACAACGGCTGTGACGTGATCCAGTCGAGCTGTTTCCTGCCGATCCGGGACGGGATCCGCGACACCTGGGCCGGCCGGGAGAACCCGGAGACGAGTCTCGAGATCAAGACCGGTGAGGCGGTCCGCTTCGTCTGGGATCCCGACAACCGGGACTCGGCCCACAACGTGAGCCTCTGGTCGCACCCGAAGGGGGTCAGCCCCTTTGACTTCGAGATGGGCGGCACCGCCACCGAAGGGACCACCTTCCAGCGCACCTTTACCGTTCCCGGCGTGTATCAGTTTCGATGCTCCCTTCATCAGAAAACCCAGATCCTCAACGTCACGGTGACTCCATGA
- a CDS encoding Ltp family lipoprotein, whose product MRLLTFATAAVLTALAVIGCGVDGTPAEFRVGCPKTMTVGDKLNIGAIASNPTDSDWKHLYMTVLQGEDDFAFGPSSEWVRDDGAGPTTFRGAGIAARDTTSTLEFPVTATRAGNMTLELSMWGGDGTEMVPSDTKVAVCQFPVVSSPTQATMNEPTNEQATGAKPAPSMSPGQEQALRSAKEYLEFSAFSRAGLIEQLSSSAGGGFSRADATYAANHVGADWREQAYRSAKGYLEMSAFSLSGLIDQLASSAGGQFTAAQAKYGATKAYNER is encoded by the coding sequence ATGCGACTCCTCACCTTCGCCACCGCCGCCGTTCTCACCGCCCTCGCAGTCATCGGCTGCGGCGTTGATGGCACCCCCGCAGAGTTCCGGGTCGGATGTCCGAAAACCATGACGGTCGGGGACAAGCTGAATATCGGAGCGATCGCCAGCAACCCAACCGACAGTGATTGGAAGCACCTCTACATGACGGTGCTCCAAGGGGAGGACGACTTCGCTTTCGGCCCGTCCAGCGAATGGGTTCGCGACGATGGCGCCGGTCCGACAACATTTCGAGGGGCAGGTATTGCGGCGCGGGATACAACCTCTACCTTGGAATTTCCGGTGACTGCGACGCGGGCAGGCAACATGACTCTGGAGTTGTCCATGTGGGGTGGCGATGGAACCGAGATGGTTCCGTCGGACACCAAGGTTGCGGTGTGTCAGTTCCCGGTGGTTTCGAGCCCTACACAAGCGACCATGAACGAGCCCACCAACGAACAGGCCACCGGAGCAAAACCCGCACCATCGATGAGTCCCGGCCAGGAACAGGCGCTCCGCTCGGCCAAGGAGTACCTCGAGTTCAGCGCGTTCTCCCGTGCGGGCCTGATCGAGCAGCTCTCTTCCTCGGCGGGTGGAGGATTCAGCCGGGCAGACGCGACCTACGCGGCGAACCATGTCGGCGCAGACTGGCGAGAACAGGCATATCGATCCGCGAAGGGGTACTTGGAGATGTCAGCGTTTTCGCTTTCCGGTCTGATTGATCAGCTCGCATCGTCCGCTGGCGGGCAGTTCACTGCGGCGCAGGCAAAGTACGGCGCGACCAAGGCATACAACGAACGGTAG
- a CDS encoding superoxide dismutase, with amino-acid sequence MAYEVPDLPYDYAALEPHIDEATMRVHHDKHHQAYVDKANAALEGTEWADRDVDEVLANLDSLPADKQGPVRNNAGGHANHSLFWKMMSPDGGGAPSGDLAAAIDSTFGSLDALKEKFNAAGVGQFGSGWAWLVVGDGGLEVISTANQDSPVSAGKTPLLGADVWEHAYYLKYQNKRPAYLDAFWNVVNWEYVAERYAATQG; translated from the coding sequence ATGGCCTACGAAGTTCCTGATCTTCCCTACGACTACGCCGCGCTCGAACCGCACATCGACGAAGCGACCATGCGGGTGCATCACGACAAGCACCATCAGGCCTACGTCGACAAGGCCAACGCTGCGCTGGAGGGCACCGAGTGGGCCGACCGGGACGTCGACGAGGTGCTCGCCAACCTCGACTCCCTGCCCGCCGACAAGCAGGGCCCGGTCCGCAACAACGCCGGCGGTCACGCCAACCACTCGCTGTTCTGGAAGATGATGAGCCCCGACGGTGGTGGCGCCCCGAGCGGCGACCTCGCCGCGGCGATCGACTCGACCTTCGGTTCGCTCGATGCACTCAAGGAAAAGTTCAACGCGGCCGGCGTCGGCCAGTTCGGCTCCGGCTGGGCCTGGCTCGTCGTCGGTGACGGTGGCCTTGAGGTGATCTCGACCGCCAACCAGGACTCCCCGGTCTCGGCCGGCAAGACCCCGCTGCTGGGCGCCGACGTCTGGGAGCACGCCTACTACCTGAAGTACCAGAACAAGCGCCCGGCCTACCTGGACGCCTTCTGGAACGTGGTCAACTGGGAGTACGTGGCCGAGCGTTACGCCGCCACCCAGGGCTAG
- a CDS encoding thioredoxin family protein: protein MITPPSPRIRRFAAPAIVLFAALAFGFVAIGCGGSSDQSEPTAAPPASDFPSAEGKTIEQVLTAQTPTDLVVAPAASVFEVGKNRYPFGVFEADRTQVDDAEVALYFAKTPTSRVEGPLPAKLVSLETKAAFRSQGAGGEGEATSFYVVNDVRLGQPGPWHVIALIKDGSGFDATRVPSLNVGAQPEVIRVGQKAPKIATPTKDEVGGDLSKIDTRQPPSNMHDQSLKQVLGKKPVVLVFATPALCQSKVCGPVVDVAEQVKAETGEDVVFIHNEVYKENDPTKGIRPQLEAFGLQSEPWMFLIGRDGKVRQRIEGPIGVDELNADVKQLKKD, encoded by the coding sequence GTGATCACACCTCCTTCACCCCGAATCCGGCGGTTCGCCGCTCCCGCCATCGTGCTGTTCGCGGCTCTCGCCTTCGGCTTTGTCGCGATCGGCTGCGGCGGTTCGTCCGATCAGTCTGAGCCCACTGCCGCACCGCCCGCCTCCGACTTCCCGTCGGCCGAGGGCAAGACGATCGAGCAGGTCCTGACCGCCCAGACTCCGACCGACCTGGTCGTGGCTCCGGCCGCCAGCGTGTTCGAGGTCGGCAAGAACCGCTACCCGTTCGGGGTCTTCGAGGCTGACCGCACCCAGGTCGATGACGCCGAGGTCGCCCTCTACTTCGCCAAGACCCCGACCTCGAGGGTCGAGGGGCCACTGCCGGCGAAGCTGGTTTCGCTGGAGACCAAAGCGGCCTTCCGGTCGCAGGGCGCCGGCGGTGAGGGCGAAGCAACCTCCTTCTACGTGGTCAACGACGTCAGGCTGGGCCAACCCGGCCCCTGGCACGTGATCGCCCTGATCAAGGACGGCAGTGGCTTCGACGCCACCCGGGTTCCGAGCCTCAACGTCGGCGCCCAGCCCGAGGTGATCAGGGTGGGCCAGAAGGCCCCGAAGATCGCGACCCCGACCAAGGACGAAGTCGGTGGCGACCTCTCGAAGATCGACACCCGCCAGCCCCCTTCGAACATGCACGACCAGAGCCTCAAGCAGGTCCTGGGCAAGAAACCGGTGGTCCTGGTCTTTGCCACCCCGGCGCTCTGCCAGTCGAAGGTCTGCGGACCGGTGGTTGACGTGGCCGAGCAGGTCAAGGCCGAAACCGGTGAGGACGTGGTCTTCATCCACAACGAGGTCTACAAGGAGAACGACCCGACCAAGGGCATCCGCCCCCAGCTCGAGGCGTTCGGGCTCCAGTCGGAACCCTGGATGTTCCTGATCGGCCGGGACGGCAAGGTCAGGCAGCGGATCGAAGGCCCGATCGGCGTGGATGAACTCAATGCCGACGTCAAGCAGCTGAAGAAAGACTGA
- a CDS encoding MFS transporter — protein MNDPRPSHPRRWAILWVLCAALLIVVIDVTVLHIAAPAISADLDPTAIQLLWIIDVYSLVAPPLLLLAGLLGDRIGRRTLMQAGLIVFALASVAAALSPSASALIAARAVLGIGGAMVLPATMSIVRDVFRDRDERVRAVGIWSAIATTGAAIGPLVGGFLVEHFSWHAVFLINVPIVVLVLPFTVRLLPQSRAVAPPPWNTGAIILGGIGILGIAFGIKEAARYGIFSLPALGSLAVGALCLVLFCRGQLRAVQPLLNVRLFARREFAVAVAAVFLAMFGLVGIEFFGAQYLQLVLDLEPLAAAVRLMPLMASSLAGGLLAARVLSRIGTRWTITIGLGATAVGLAPMFWLGLPDQYILLWPGFLVIGFALEVALVAANDVIISSVPADEAGGVAAIEETAYELGSGFGVAVLGSVMAVVYSARLEPVNGIGATALDQARESISRAAEVAQGLPATVAEPLVEASRLAFVSGYHAIVAVSIVLIGVSALAASVLLRPGPGGEPGDAGTGPQELPGETDS, from the coding sequence ATGAACGACCCCCGGCCCTCGCATCCGCGGCGCTGGGCGATCCTCTGGGTGCTCTGCGCGGCGCTTCTGATCGTGGTGATCGACGTGACCGTGCTTCACATCGCCGCCCCGGCGATCTCGGCCGATCTCGACCCGACCGCGATCCAGCTGCTCTGGATCATCGACGTCTACTCGCTTGTCGCACCGCCACTGCTGCTGCTCGCCGGTCTGCTCGGCGACCGGATCGGGCGGCGCACCTTGATGCAAGCCGGGTTGATCGTGTTCGCCCTGGCTTCGGTCGCCGCCGCGCTTTCCCCCTCGGCCTCGGCCCTGATCGCCGCCCGGGCGGTCCTCGGAATCGGCGGTGCGATGGTTCTGCCGGCGACCATGTCGATCGTCCGCGACGTCTTCCGCGACCGGGACGAACGGGTCCGGGCGGTCGGGATCTGGAGCGCCATCGCGACGACCGGGGCGGCGATCGGCCCGCTGGTCGGCGGTTTCCTGGTCGAGCATTTCTCCTGGCACGCGGTCTTCCTGATCAACGTGCCGATCGTGGTGCTGGTGCTCCCGTTCACGGTTCGGCTCCTGCCCCAGAGCCGGGCCGTCGCCCCGCCGCCGTGGAACACAGGGGCGATCATCCTCGGCGGGATCGGCATCCTCGGAATCGCCTTCGGGATCAAGGAGGCGGCCCGCTACGGGATATTCAGTCTGCCGGCGCTCGGCTCCCTTGCTGTCGGAGCCCTCTGCCTCGTGCTCTTCTGCCGGGGCCAGCTTCGCGCCGTCCAGCCGCTCCTGAACGTGCGACTGTTCGCCCGCCGGGAGTTCGCGGTCGCGGTCGCAGCGGTCTTCCTCGCGATGTTCGGCCTGGTCGGCATCGAGTTTTTCGGCGCCCAGTATCTGCAGCTGGTGCTGGATCTGGAGCCGCTGGCCGCCGCGGTTCGGCTGATGCCGTTGATGGCCTCCTCCCTGGCCGGTGGGCTGCTCGCTGCCCGGGTGCTGTCCCGGATCGGGACCCGGTGGACGATCACCATCGGACTCGGCGCCACCGCCGTCGGGCTGGCTCCGATGTTCTGGCTCGGGCTGCCCGACCAGTACATCCTGCTCTGGCCGGGGTTCCTGGTGATCGGGTTCGCGCTGGAGGTGGCGCTGGTCGCCGCCAACGATGTGATCATCTCCTCGGTTCCCGCAGACGAAGCGGGAGGGGTCGCGGCGATCGAGGAGACCGCCTACGAGCTCGGCTCCGGCTTCGGGGTGGCGGTGCTCGGCTCGGTCATGGCGGTGGTGTACTCGGCCCGGCTTGAACCGGTGAACGGGATCGGCGCGACCGCTCTGGATCAGGCCCGCGAGTCGATCAGCCGGGCGGCCGAGGTCGCCCAGGGGCTGCCGGCCACGGTGGCCGAACCACTGGTCGAGGCATCCCGGCTGGCTTTCGTCTCCGGCTATCACGCGATTGTGGCCGTCAGCATCGTTCTGATCGGGGTCAGTGCACTCGCGGCGTCGGTCCTGCTCCGTCCCGGCCCCGGCGGGGAACCGGGGGACGCGGGCACCGGGCCGCAGGAGTTGCCCGGCGAGACAGACTCGTAG